DNA sequence from the Cohnella herbarum genome:
ATCCATAACATTTCAACAAAAACGGGGGACCAACGATGGCAGTACTCATTCTATACGCCACGAAAACGGGAGCATCTACGCAATGCGCCAAAGTATTATGCGATGAACTCCCTTCCAGCACGATGTGTAATCTCGAGTCTGAAAAGCCGAATCTCGATGAATTCGATAGCATCATTTTGGGTGCTGGAGTAAGGGACGGAAAAATATATAAACCGGTTCGCGACTTTATCAAGAAAAATCAAACCGAACTGCTAAAGAAAAGAATGGGTTATTTTATTTGCAACGAAAAGCCCAAGCAGACCGAAGAACTCATTGAGTCGAACTTTCCGGTCGCTTTGAAAGAGGCGGCGATCTGTATCGAATCATTCGGCGGATACAAAGCCTATGCTGCGCCAAGGGAAGGAGCCGATCAGCTCAAAGGCATTTTCGTAGATAAAATAAAGGTTTTTTCGGAAAAGTTTAAGCAGTAACCCGCGTGTCGTTCAACCGAGCTTGATTGGATGGAACATAATATGATACATTGAAATCAAATTTCAGGTATGAAGCACATGCCGCTATGATACGAACGACTCTTAGGAGCAATGTCGTATTGGAGCGGCTTTTTTGCGTGAATCTATGGGGTGGGAGCGGTGAAAAGATGAGTTTGTTCTGGAACCTGGACCATTTGTATCCCGAGTACGAAGTTCGGGACATGAACAACGGTTACCGTTACTTGGACCTCGCGTATATGCCACCGAGCGCGAAAGGTTGTATCGAGATCCACGATTACCGAACCCATGCCAGAGATATCGAGACTGGTCGGTTTAAGGATTTGTGTATGAAACAAGCCTTGCTCGTTCTTGACGACTGGGTATTCCTCCCCATCGCTTACTTGTCTATTAGAGATGATCCGGGCGTTTGTAAGCAATTGACGCTCGCCTTTGTCGGGAAATTCCTTTCTACAGCCGTTCCTTCCGAACAGAATTGGGCTGAAGCGGAAACGTTGCGGTTTGCCCGCAGAATGATGCGCCCTTTCGCACCTCGTGAACTTTCTGCGCATTTGCGGTTATCCGAACGCCACACTAGAGAACTACTGCATAATTTGGTAAGCAAAAAATGGTTAGTCGTTGCTAGCGGGGATAAGCGGTATCGCACGTATAAGCTCGTATAAAAAGCGAGCGATATTTTTTTACGGCGCCCACAGCCGTTATTTCGACGAAAACGGGTGTTTTGTAATTGTAACGGAACTGGACGCCGCTATTCATGATCATATGCCATCATTTCAGTGGATTATCATCGCATAAGGGCGCTCACTTCCGTTACATTTTGAAAAGCCCCTTTTTAAGCAGAATAAGGGCTGTGGCTTCCCTTAGAGTTAAAACTCAGGAAAGGGCAGACCCGGTATTCCTCCGGCTGCCCTTCCCGTTTTCATCATCCACTACAAACTGTTCTTATACTCCTGAGGAGTCACCCCGAACTGCGTTTTGAACAATTTAATGAAATATTGCGGCTTCTGATAGCCGACTTCCAGGGCGATTTGATTGATCTTCATATCTTTATCCCTCAGTAGCTGAAGAGCTTTATCCATCCGCAAGCGTAAAACGTAACCGGAGAAATTCTCGCCCGCCTCCTGCTTGAACAGGTTAGAGATATAGACCGGGTGCAAATGGACG
Encoded proteins:
- a CDS encoding flavodoxin domain-containing protein codes for the protein MAVLILYATKTGASTQCAKVLCDELPSSTMCNLESEKPNLDEFDSIILGAGVRDGKIYKPVRDFIKKNQTELLKKRMGYFICNEKPKQTEELIESNFPVALKEAAICIESFGGYKAYAAPREGADQLKGIFVDKIKVFSEKFKQ
- a CDS encoding transcriptional regulator, giving the protein MSLFWNLDHLYPEYEVRDMNNGYRYLDLAYMPPSAKGCIEIHDYRTHARDIETGRFKDLCMKQALLVLDDWVFLPIAYLSIRDDPGVCKQLTLAFVGKFLSTAVPSEQNWAEAETLRFARRMMRPFAPRELSAHLRLSERHTRELLHNLVSKKWLVVASGDKRYRTYKLV